In the genome of Arabidopsis thaliana chromosome 4, partial sequence, the window TAACTCTGTCATATTAGAATGAAAAACCTGAGAATACAGGTTAATACTCCATGGAAAGTACTGACAAAGAAAATGAGTGATGTGCTTTACCATTGCACATATTGATTTAGCATCGCTATCTCACTATCACTGCTATAATTAACAATGATCCCTGACAAAGATTTCTTTGGCTTGTAATCATTGCGGTTCAAGCATTATGAATTCTTGATCAGAAAACACATCTTCAAAATCCCCTCCGTTAAAATCTGGCAATCCACTCCAGAAATCATCATCGTTGTAGTCGCTGAGCAAAGTGTTAGGATCAAATCACATTCCGGGGTAAGAGATCGTCTTGTTCGTTTATTGGAACACTCAAATCATTCGTAGTCAACCCATATACACTTTCTTTACCTGGCTGCTCAACCTGAAAATGCAAAAGTGAGTGTGAGTAAAAAGAATCATGTACTTGAGATTAATGAAACATGTCAGAAACTAGACACACCCCAGGAGCTGTGTTAATAGCTCTGACAGAATCGTGTGACGACCTGTACTTCTCTTGCATTTCTTGATCGGAAAGCAAATGTTGAGCTGTCCCTACGTAAAGAGTTTGTAGCTGCACATTagggttgttgttgttgttgtgtattCGCTAAAAGACATATTTCGATCCCCATACATGTTTTCTTGACCTAGCTGCTCAACCTGCAAATGTAAAGAAGCAAAGTAAAGAAACCGCTCGATACTAATGAGTACTGAAACATTTCAGAAATTTGGACTCACCTCGGTTGGTATGCTAGTCACTTTGATAGTATTGGAATCAGAGACCAAAGATTGACTTGGATCACTTGAGTTATTAGTATTACCATTTGTAATGTCTGCCTTCTTACTACGCTTATCAACTATCTTGTAGAGAACATAGGAATCCTGAACAATAGTTTTTTGaatgtaatgttaaattaaactcaaaagaaaaatagcgTTTGTACATCGAGTGCGACTTTTGTCGAAAGAgtttaaaaagagtttttatcTATTTGCTAGTTAGTTCCCATTCTAGATTGAAACCAATATTGGAAGGCCTTGTCATACCGGCAGTCTCCACGTGCGTTGATGACTGAGATTCTATTCCTTACATGTTTATCGATCCGTTGAATCAGATGAGTACCCGAGTTAGGAGACTCCCCATGTCTTCGCCCATTCCTCTCACCCCAAATGGTGTGAACCGCTGTTTGGAGGAGGTAACGGGCTACAAAGCTCTCAATATTGTTTTGCCATTGTCCTGAGATTGCAACCAATAAAGACGACCAATTTGTGAAGAAGCGAGATTTGTAGATGTTTTTTGCGAGATTTCTCCATATTTCTGCTGCAAATCTGCAAGAGAAAAATAAGTGATCTCTTGTTTCAGTGACATTGCTGTCACACAGAACACAAGATGTCTGCATTCCCCTGTTCCAAAGAAGCATGCGATCTCCCGTGGTGAGCTTGCCGTGAACCTCTAGCCATGTACAGAACGAGTATTTAGGATTTGAATGGGTAAACCATATTCCTTTGTACCAAGAAACCTTGCTCGACCCTGAACGAAGCTGCTTCCATATATCTTTTGTGCAGAAATTGGCTCTATAGTGATCAGTTGATCTTTTCCACAACACTCTGTCCTCAACATCCCAACGGTTCTGTCTCTGAAACAATAGAGCTTCTTCGATCCGATTAAGGCTCTCCAATCTGTGTCGTCTTCTCGCTCGTCCAGTCCAAGCCTCAGCCACTGTTGATTGCCTTCTCATACCAGAAAGAGGTGCGGTGTCCGTTTCTCACTTCCACTTTACAAAACTCCTTTGCGACATCTCTGTATTTAATAAGCTTTGACCACATCCAAGAGCCCCTATTAGTTGTGGCTTTAACGGACCAGAAGGTATCAGCTTTGAGTAGATATTTTTCTATCCATTGAACCCATAGAGAGTTTGCATGAGACACAAGTCTCCAGATTAGTTTTAGGCAGCAGACAtcatttatttctttcaaGGGCCGAAGACCAAGTCCTCCTTCCTGCTTCGGTTTACAGACATCAACCCAACTGAGCTTAGCTTTATGCGGATTCAAATCAGGACCTGACCATAAAAATGCAGAACATagtttctcaatctctttgaTACAACCTCGAGGAAGACGGAAAGCAGAGAGCCAGAAGTTGCAGGTACTCCACAATACTGAAGTTATTAAGCTCAAACGACCAGCATAAGAGAGGTAGCGAGCGGTCCAGGAtccaattttcttctttatttgttcTAGTAATGACCTGTAATCCGTTGATGTAAGTCTTTTGGTAACCAATGGTAGACCTAGGTATCTGACTGGTAGATGACCAACATCAAAATGGTATCTGTCCTTTATCTCCTGAGACAATGAACTTGGCACACCCGCTAAATAAACCGTAGATTTTTCCATCTTATCTTTAGACCTGATTTTTtagcaaaattttcaaaaatttccaCAATACCATCAATGGACCGCATCTTACCATCGGAGAAGATCATGAGATCATCCGCGAAGCTAAGATGAGTTAATCCCATATCCTTACATCTCGGATGATAGCCGTATTTCTTAGCTCCCGCAGCTTTGTCCAGCATCTTAGCAAGAACGTCCATGCTTATAACAAAGAGATATGGCGATAAAGAACAACCCTGTCTTAATCCACATTTACTTTGAAAATACCCTGCTAGCTCACCATTTACTTGAACAGAGAAAGACGCTGTGGTAACACACAACATAATCCAGTGAACAAACTCAGACGGGATATCCATAGCCAAAAGGACGTTTCTGAGAAAAGACCATTGAACCGAGTCGAAAGCTTTagaaatatcaatttttataGCATATCGACTTGAGATTGACTCCTTGTGGTAATCTTTCACTAGCTCTGTTGCCAATAACAAATTCTCTATCAATAGACGGTCTTTTACAAATTCTCTATCAAAAgtcaatatttttctataactGTTTTGCATCTAACACCGAAAAATCTCATAATGAACAAGAAATAATGATAGGTATCGCATATCGTTAagatagagaagagaatgTTGGTATATAAGTGTTCATGGGTTCCTCTCCTCATAACCTACGTTTCGGAAAGACACAAGGATGGGCGGGGGCGGAGCTAAATGGAGGGCAAGGTGGTCAAAGGACCCCATAACTTTTATAATTCAAGCTTATTTAGTTagaaatttgaattatttggcTTAAATATGTAATATGACCCTATGTTCCTAgttcatatttttcatttgcaCCCcctaatcaatttttttgactaatcttttcttgttataaTACATACTATTTAACTTTTgatcatattttatataggttttcaacttttcttctttacttaggtataattttttcttcttctctttctctatttataaaatttaattcataaaattactttaaattttattttagtttaacaaataatattattatatatttaataaaatatgacCCCATTAAGGTATAATTCTTTGTACGCCGGATGGGCCCTTGTAACTAGACCATAACTCTATCGGATAAACTTATGtaagaaaagaatgaaagtACCAGTACCAGATTAAGATGAGGCAAGGAAGTGATCTTATACTCGTGCATAACCCAACGACTACTCTCACCCTTGGCTTTAGGAGCATCAAGGTCATCGAACCAGAAGACCCTGACTTCTCCAATCTTGTTTCTACTCTGATCTGATTACCGTTTTAACGCCACTGTTTTTCCATTTCCAAGTTTTGATACTTCTCTTCCTGGcttatgttttaatttcttacgCTTTCTCACATATAAAAATGGTAGTTTTCtcagaaaattaattaaaagttgTATCTATCACTGGCTTAGTGGGTCATTAAATTACGGCACATGAACCTGATACAACATTAGTGTAACAGAGTTGAAATATGTGGTATGAGTTAAATGataattcacaaaaacaattgttatgATAA includes:
- a CDS encoding uncharacterized protein (unknown protein; Has 30201 Blast hits to 17322 proteins in 780 species: Archae - 12; Bacteria - 1396; Metazoa - 17338; Fungi - 3422; Plants - 5037; Viruses - 0; Other Eukaryotes - 2996 (source: NCBI BLink).), translated to MGSSPHNLRFGKTQGWAGAELNGGQGGQRTP